The nucleotide sequence ACCTGTATAAATTCTGCTTCATCTTTGTCTTGATTCACTTCTGCTTGCGGTTCCACTTCTGTATATACCGTCGCTGCTGCTTCTTCACGGGCAAGAACGCCATCTTCTATTGCTTGATACGTCGCATCAAGGAGTACTTCGAACGCTTTGACATGAGTCAACACCATTTCCAGGCTGCCCTCTTCCAAAGCGCTTTTCGCGGACATGACCAATTGCTTCGCCTGCAAGAGGGCATTGTCCAAGGAATCCTGTTTTAAATCAAAGCCGTCACGAACGGCCTGCTCGATTCCTTCTTCCAGATGCTTGAATTCTTCCGGCAATTCTTTTTTCACGCGTTGCACAAGCTTCGGAATGAGCTCCATCGCTTGTCCCACCTGCTCTAGCACTTGCTGAGCTTTTTGTGTGGTTTCGTACGCCGCAATGTCGTCCCCTGCCGCCCGCGAAGTTTTCACGAGTTTTCGCATCGTATCTACTTCATCGAGCGATGCTTTCAGCTCATGGAAAGACAATCCGTACTCCAGACGCAAATCGGACAAGCGTCGTTCCATCTGCTCCACTTGCTTTCCGATCTCAGGAACAACAACCTTGTTTTCTTGCTTGGTAACTGCCACGTTGGAAGTGTCTGTTTTTAGCTCATTCAGCTCTTCCTCGATTTTTGAAATGGCCTCTCTCGCCTCATTTAGCATGCCAAGTGCCAAAGTAAAACGGAAGCGATCGCAAGCCTCTTCTGCATCGAGAATCATCATTTCCACATCAGGGATGCGAATGCGCAACAGATTTTCTTTTTTGTCAGCCAAGTGGTGATAACGTACTTCTGTCATGCCGCTGGAACGACGAAGCGGTTTTTCTACCTCGATGACATTGATTTTTTCAACGAGCTCTTCCTTCCAATCCTCTACATCATCTACTTGGGCAAAAATAGCACGGCGTCTGATCATCGCGTAAATCAAGCCGATCGATAGCCCAGCAAATACTGCTCCAACCAGATAGATCCACCATGGAATACCTCCGAGTGCGCTACTGCTTTCGCTTTCTTCCGCTTTACTAGCGTCGGTCGCACCCGGTTTTGCTGTTGCTTGCTTGCTTTCAATACGGCTAAGCTCTTGGTTTACTTCCGCAATTAACGTCTGAATCCCGGTCAAATACTGCTTTTGTGTACGGAATGGTTCATAGAAAGACGCGACCTTGTCATGCAGCAATGCCATCGTGGCACCTTTTGCCTGCAAATTAGGACCAGCATAAATCCCCAACTGCTCGGTGTTCATGTCGAGTACGATCATGAGTGCATCGTCGGCTAAATTGTAATTGTCAAACAGCTTTTGCGCGTAGATATCTGGAGATTCGGCTTCTGGTGCCGTGCTTTCCACGACCACGACTTTGTAGCTGCCCGGTATGCCGTTCAATGAATTTGCAAAGGCCGTCCTGTCTTCTTTTTTCAAATAGTTGTCAGCGTCCTGAACAACTTCGTCTTTTTTATCTGGAAACGGCGTCGCATAAGCCGGATTCGTATATAGCAACATGCCTGCCAAACAGAGCATGAATAGTTTTCGTTTCACTTGTCATACATCCCCTTACTAGAATCATTCATTGGGAGAGGCCACGCCTAAGCAGGCAGCAAAGAACCTCGCAGATAACACATAATCGAGGTCTGCAGCCATTGGACGAACTCCTCGGAAGATGGTTCCAGATCATAGACCTGGCGAACCATTTGTGGTTGCAAAAATGGATATATCATCTGGCTCGTCATAGCCAGTACTGTACGATCAATAGAGACGGGCAAAAACTCACCCGAGACGACACCGCCCTCGATGACGCGCGAAAGCCCGTGTTTCCATCGGCTCATATATAGTGTCATCACTTCACGTGCAAGCATGGATTCTACGCTCAGCTCACGATGAATCAAACGCGTGATAGGCGCATGCTCACATTGAAATTGCAAATACAGGTGCACAACTTGTTCCAATCGTTGATAGGCAGGGATGTTTTCCTGCTCGTTTTCCAGTTCTTCCAAAAGGCGAAACATCGTCTCAAAGTAAGAAGCAATCAACGTCTCCAGGACTCCTTGCTTCCCTTCAAAGTGATAGGAAATCAGCGCGGAATTTACTTGAGCAACAGAGGCAATTTGTCTTACGGAGGTTCCTTTGTAGCCATGAACATCAAAAAGCTTCGCTGCTGCGGATAAAATACGCATTTTCGTCTGATCCATCAGGCATCTTTCCTATTGTACAGATTATTCGACGAAAAAAGATAGTCTTGTTGTATGTTCGACAATGTTTTCCAGTATTCCTTCTCGAAATGCTGATTCCATCGAAAAAAACCGCTATCGCATAGTTTTTCTTTCACATAAGAAGTACGTAAAAAGCATCGAGCACGTTACCTCAATTTTTCAATTTTCCCTGACAGAAAAAAAGACGCTCCTGTCTGCTTTGCAAGAGGAACGTCTCACTTGATTACTCCTACTCCCTATTTGCTTTTTTCCTCTGGAGTTGTGATGGGGGCTACTGTTCCATATTGCTGCAAATATGTTTCTACCTGCGTATGCTCTTTTACACGCTGATCGTTCAAATCGTACGCAGATCGAATGGACATCGTCATGTTTGTGGGGAGCATCGTTTTTTTATTGTAGTGAATCGTGTACTCTGCCTCTACTTCCATTTGGTTCACGAGCTCGTTTACGTCCACCTTTTTCTTGGACTGAATTGTGGGTCCAGAATGATGGGCAGGAGTCCCCCTCCAATTGCCTTCCGAGAGAGACATCGCTAGCTTTAGCTTCGGTATGTAGGGTTTCTCTCGCCCTGCTATCGATTGGACTTTTGCTCCGGATCTTGTTTGCTCTTGCATTTGGGTAACAAGCCAGCTCTTTAGTTTGGCAGAATCCAATACGACTCCGAACGCCTCAAAATCGTCTTTTGGATTCTCATCAGGCAGCATCCGGACGTTTCTTTTCATGTTGTCGATTTGCTGAAAGGAAGCGATGGGGTTCCAGTTGTTCATTTCTTGATGCAGGGCCGGGCTATCCCCTGCGACATGTTTCCAGCTTTCGTTTTGATCATGCTTGGTATACAGCTTGTTCCCATGGCTGAGCAAGGATAAGTTGTCCACTCTGTTTTCTTCCGGGACAGAGAGCTTCACGTTCATGTAAACAGCCTCTCCGTCCTTTCTGCCTGAAAAGTTAACCATGTTCGCATTGGCACTATTCGCCGTCAACAGCTTGGTTTGGCCGTAGAACGCATACGATTTCTGCGCTTCGAACTTGTCACGTACCTGTTCAAACGTTGTATTCGCATCCTGCTTCACACTCATTTGATTACAGCCACCTACAACAACTGTACACACAAGAGCCATCACGCAAATGGGCAAATACTTCTGCATAGATGCTACCCTCCCTCAGCTACCCTGGGTTAGCCGCATGTGGGGTCCCAGGGTAATAGTCCCTTTTAGCGTTTCCGGGGAGGAATAGGCTTATTCTACTTGCAAGCTTCTCTTGCACGATCAGGTTTTACAAGTGGTAATACAAGACTTGACCCTGCTCTCTCACTTCAATCTGATGGAGAATCATCAATAAATCAATGTGCCCTAATGTCTCGGATAGCGTCAATGGTAATTCTTTTTTGTACAAGTTTGGGAATAAGAGAGCATTCAATTCAAAAGCTGTCTTTTCTCCATCTGCAAGAAGCCTACGGAGTGTGTCTGTCCTCTCCCAGTTCTTTTGCAGACGGGCGAGTATGAGCTCTCGATGATTGTAAACCGGTTGACCGTGTCCACTGAGGACTTGTTCGATCTCCATGTCCGCACACATTTGCAACGCTGTGCGGTATTGGATCAAGGTCAGTGGTCTTGTACTCGAACGATTCCGGGGTGGTTCAATGAAGGCATTGGATGAAATTCGCTTGATGATATGGTCTCCACCAATCATGACATGATCCTTTGCCCGATACAACGACAGATGGCTTTGGCTATGTCCTGGTGTATACAGTACTTGCCAGTCCTCCAAGTACGGAACCTTTTGCTCATGCTTCAGATGAAAGTCAATCTGGCTTGGCGCAGAAAACGTCTTCATCAGCTTGTGAAATTTCGAGATAATGACCATCATTTTTTCCGGTACACCGCTCTGGATGTACAGCTCTTCGAAAAACTGATCATGAAAAGTCATAAACTGCTCATCCTGCTGTACATAAGGGGTTGCCTGTGGATGGGCAAACGTCTTCGCTCCCGATGTTTCTCGTATTTTTTCTAACTGCCCGCAGTGATCCACATGATGATGCGTTAGTATGACTTGCTCGATATCTTGCACGCTTACCCCAATCGATTCTAAGCCTTCTGTCAAGGCCGCCCACGCATCGTCGGTCAATGGCCCCACATCAACTAAGGTCAAGCGTTCCCCTTTTAACAAGTAGACGTTTACTGCCCCCACATCAAAAGGCGTAGGTATTTCCAGACAAAAAATATCAGGTGCTACTTGCGTTGCGATCCTTTGTTTGTCATCGTTTTTTGTCATTTTTTATCTACCTCTCAAGTTTTTTGCCTTTTTTTCCGAAAAGAGAAAAGAGCCATTGTTTTGGCTCTAGGCGAGAACAACTTGATTTCTACCTGAATTTTTGGCTTCATACAAAGCAATGTCTGCTTGATGGAACAGCGCTTCTACACTCAGGTTTACATCCATCTCCCTGCTCCATTTCGCTAGTCCACACGAGATCGTGACCTGTGGAGACGTCTCCTGCTCGACGCATTCCCGTATGCGCTCTGCCACGGAATGCGCGGTGTTTTTGTCCACACGCGGCAAATAAACAGCGAGTTCCTCTCCACCCCATCTTGCTGCGATATCACTGTCTCGGATGCTATGTCGAATCAGATTGGAGACCTGAATCAATACCTCGTCCCCTACCTGATGGCCAAATGTATCATTCACAGTTTTAAAATAATCAATATCGATCAAGATCAACGAGCCATAGTTGTCTTTTTGTAATGATCCTCTTACTCGTTCATTCAAATGTTTTCTCGTGTATAGACCTGTCAAATTATCCGTAATGACCATTCGTTCCATTTCATTATGCAGGACGGCGTTGGTCATTGCCAAGCTCGCATGTTGTCCAAATATTTCGAGGAGTTTGTAGTCGTCAAAACTAAAAAAATGATAACGGGAATCTGCGACTAAAAGGACTCCACTAATCTCACCCTCAACAACGAGCGGAACCCCCATGAAGGAACAGCACGTGAAGAGCGAAAAAGGAAGTGGTCCTGCCCCCGGTTGAGCCAGCAACAACGCCTGCTTGTTTTGCAAGATTTGCTGAAATGGCTTTTCTGTTGAATCGATAGCCATGCCATTGAACGCTGGAATGGAGGAAGAAAGTACATCGAAGCAATCCTCGCCCGGCGTTTTTCGCAAGATGGCACAAAACTCCGCATCAAAGGTAGCCCGCATCATTGTCGTAACAAAATCGAGAATTTCCTTTAAATCAAGACTTCTGTTCAACTGGCGCGCCATCTCATTAATCAAACGTAATTCTCGAATCAAATTGCGCGATTGCTGATAGAGCTGAGCGTTTTCAAACGCAGTCCCAGCAGTATCCGCCAAGATGGAGATGTAGTCCTTCTCATGCTGATTCAGGGTGATTCGCTGATCGGACGTCACTTGCAATACACCGTAGATGCCCTGCTTGCCCAAGAGTGGCGCTGCGATCACCGTCACCTGTTGCTCCCCTTCCCCCACTTCTTCGGCAATGAGACGTCCTTCCAAATAGGCCTTGGTACTGGTAGACGGCTCTACTTCTTGAAAAGAAAGCTGTTTGACCGGGGTGGTTGCATTGGGTTCAACCGTCAGGAAAAGCTCTGCCGACAAGTACGGATAAAGACTGGGAATGCTCGTCACGATTTCATGCAAAACATCATTCACATCAATGGATGCCTGAATCTTTGACATCAATTGATACAACAAATCTTTTTTGCTCGCTTCACGACGCAGGTCGTCCGACATGATCGAACGCCAAAGCGCACAGCTTGCCTTCGCGCCTATTTCTTGCAAAAAAGCAACATCCCGTTCATCGTACACGCAATCTGTCTCTTCGGGTGGCAGATGCAAAAACAATGCGTAGAGCGGTGTTTGGTTCAAGGAGACAGGAACGACCACAAGCCTGTGGTCATCCAAAATGGAAGGCATGATTTGCGTCGTGCCGAATCTCGAAACCAGTTGAGCAATGTGGGTTTGTCCAACTTCCGCCTCTTGTGTTGTTACGTTCTCCTGCGGAATCAACGTGGCATTGTCCGCGAGCTTTACGGCCGAACAATAGCCTTTTTGGATAATGTCACTGACCTGACCCGTCAAGCTTTGCAGCAGCTCTTTGGTCGTATCATGCAACGTCAAATCCATGACAATCTGGCTGGTGACGTGTTGAATATACGCATCATATCCCATGCGAATCAACGGCTCTAGCCCGCGCATGTAGGATGACAAATCGAAATGGATTTGGTCTTCGGGCGCTATCATGCCAATGACAGCTCGAACCCTTCCATCTTCTTCACACAAAGGAAAGGCTCCACATACGTTGTTCATTTCACTTCTCGTTTTAACTACGATCTCTTTGGAGGAAAGTGCCTCTTCAATAAAATCAAAGACTTTGCCAATCGATACATCGTGTTGCAGGGTAAGCCCTTGAGAATTCCGAGATGGACCAACCTGCATTTCCATGAAGTTGATTACGCGGCCCCCGGAATCTGTCAAGAAAAGGATGCCTGGGCGCTTTTCCGGCCAAGATTGTAAGATAAAATGGGCCGTGTAGGAAAAGACCGTCTCTAACTTCCCCAACATTTTGCTTGACACGAGAAACTCCCTCTCTCAGCATTTTCTCAAGCTTTCAAATGGTCTGTATCATTAACGGATAGAACTTCCCACCTGCGATCTACATACCGAAATATCGTAATACCGGTATTATCAATACGTGTGATACCCGTTCCTTGTTCTCCTACCGTCACATAATGCAAGAAGCTATTAATGAGACCGCCATGCGAGACAACGACAATCGCCTCACCTGGATGACTCCCTGCTATTTCTGTCATGGCAGCTACAGCTCGACGCTGCATGTCTTCGAATGTCTCAATTCCACAGGAGGCTTCATCCTGATTTTCAAACCGCTCACGTATTTCTTCATAGGTGAGCCCCTCCCACTCCCCATAGCAGCGCTCCCGCAAGGTTGTCCGCGTAGAAACAGAGGATTGGAAATTGCCAGCAATCTTGGCAGCCGTATCGTGTGCCCGACTGAGATCACTCGAATAAAAAGCGTGAATCGTCTCGCCTTGGAATCTGCCTGCTACTTGCTCGGCCTGACGTACCCCGAGCTCGTTCAATGCGATGTCACTGTGGCCTTGTATACGACGAACCTGATTCCACTCCGTCTCTCCATGACGAATGAGATACATAATGGTTTCCAAAACGAATTATCTCCTTACCGTTCTGTATTCTATGGATAGTATTTCTTATTATATAAGATGCATGTTCACAATTCTAGATTGATAAAAAAACATTTGGTACAAAATTCCTATATTTCATTCCTTTCTGCAAATGCCGGGTGCTTTTTTCGTGAATTTGAACTGAAACGAACTTTTACTTCCTCTCGTCAGAGGTGATAAGAAGAATATGACATCGTTGGAGGGGTTCCTATGAAACCGTGGATCATTCGGTCCAGCTCATTTGTTCTATCTGCCAGTCTGTTGCTGCCTGTGGCTCAAGCGCATGCACAGTCACCTCATGTAAGTACCAATAAAATGGCGACTACTGTGGCACAAGCAGACTCCGTGGCACAGGCCAAAGCAAAGCTGTCCAAGGAAGCAGCCTTGGCACTCGCTACCAAAATAGTACCCACCGCAGGAATGACGGTGCAGAATGTGTCATTTCGTTCAGCGGATAGCTGGCGCCCATTTCCAGAATGGTCGTTTAGTTGGGTGAAGAAAGATCCGGAAAACGGAAAAGTCCTTCTATCTTATAGCGCAAGTATCCACGCTAATACAGGCGAGCTGACTTCCTATTCGCGTCAAGAGCAGGAAGCCTCCTCGCTTCCTTATGCAAAACGAATTTCCTATACAGAGGCGCAAGAGCAGGCGAAGCGCTTTTTCGAGAAAAACAATGCAGGAAAAGCAGCGGAAACAAGACTGTATACGCGCGATATGCCAGAGCCAAAAACTCCCCTGAACTCGGAAGTCTACTATAATTTCCGCTTTGTTCGTGACGTGGACGGCATTCTCTTTCCTGATAACGGCGCAGATATCACGGTAGATGCTTCCGGCACAGTGACCAACTATTCTCTGTCGTGGAACGACGTGACTTTCGAGGACACGGATACGACAATCTCGGAAGAAGAAGCTGAGAAACTGTTTAAAGAACAAGCGCATCCAAAACCAGTTTACCTGCTGCCGTGGGAACGGATGGAGACGCAAAATAACAAGCCGTCTCTCGGGTATACGAATCCTTTCACCTTCTACATTGATGCGGAGACCGGGAAAGCATTGACACAATCGTTAACTCCGTATCAACCAGCGAAAGATCCTGAGCCTGTCAGCAGCAAAGTCCTATCTGCACGCCGCAGCGGACAACCGCTCTCCCAAGAGGAAGCTGTACAATGGGCATCGAAAGCATTGAAGTTGTCCAACTACGAGCTTCGTTCTGCCAATTACAATGAAAGAGACTACCGTGGCAATCGTCCTGTCTGGGATCTCGAATTCGGCGAAAAGGGCAATAGCGAAGACGGATTTGCGTATGTCTCCGTGGATGCTGTAACCGGGGATATCTACCGATTGGACAAGGACTTCCGTGGCCGTAAAGAAAAAACAAGCGCTTCTAAAAAGCCAGACATGGAAAAATTCAAGGCAAAAGCGATGGAAACGATTCGTGATTTGGCGCCAACCATGGCCCACCAGCTTTACTGGACAGAGCGTTTTGAAGAGGAAATCCAAAACCAACCCGTTGATTCCGAGCGGACGCAGATCCGATTTGAGCGTTTTATCAATGGAATAGCTGCAGCTAGCGGCTCTGCCTACTTCACGTTTGACACAGAAACAGGCGATCTAATGAGTTACAGTACTGAATTGGGCAGCGAAACATACCCGACACAAGTTCCCAAGCATCTGCCTGCTGCCGAAGCGAGCGAAAAATGGTGGACAGAGACAAAAGCAGAGGAAGTATACGCCCTCGTCCCTCTTACTCCTGAGGATGCCAAACGCGCGAAAGAGCAGCCTTCCTACACACCGAAGCGAACTGCCAAGATCGTCTATCGCGCGACAATGACGCCGTTTGAGCAGCCGTATTACCTTGATGCTGTAACAGGCGAGTGGAGCTCTACCTCTACTGGCAAAACGATTGCGCTTCATCGTCCGGCTCCTGCCGATTTGGAGGGTCATCCGGCGGAAAAGGAACTCTTGTTGATGTATGAATACGACGCACTCACGCTTGAAAACGGCAAAATTATGCCGCAAAAACCGATCACACGTGGCGAAATGATTGAAATGCTCATGATCAGTCTCAACCAAGGCAATCACTATCCACAGTACTCTCTGGAACGCAAGGCCACTTATAGCGATGTGGCAAATGGTTCGCGCTTCTTCTCAGCCGTAGAAGGAGCTGTTGATCGCGGTCTTCTCGATAAAAATGCTTCCAAGCTGAACCCAAATGAGACGATTACACGTGAAGAACTCGCTGATATGATTGTTCGTGCACTCGGTTACAAAAAACTGACGGACTTCCCTGGCATGTTCCAGTCCCAGCTCTCAGACATTGCCAATTCGAAGTACCGCGGTTCGATCATCATCGCGACTACACTCGGTATCGTGCCAACTGACAAGCAGAAGTTTCAGCCACAAAGCCTCGTCCCTCGTGCCGATGCAGCCATTACCTTTACCCGTTTCCTCGAAAAACGGGATAATCCAGACGGTCCCGTTACTTTGTTGCGAAAATAAAACCCAAAAAGCGCCATCCATCCCACTTCTTGCGGCGGATGGCGCGCTTCTTTTCCCTTGACTTTACTATATCGCGCCTAGTATTATTGAATGTATGTGTACAGGGTAGCATTGATTGTAGGTAAAAACGGAAGGATGTACCCTCTTAGTTCCCTCCCTTTACAGACTGCGGCTGATCATCTGTGAGGAGCACGATGCGGAAACGCTACCGTCCGAAGTTCGTGTAGATAAAGTAGGAACTAACCTGCCGGAAGTAAACACCTGCGAATCCATATTAAAGGAGAATGAAAACATGTCACGTTACACAGGACCTCGTCACAAACTGGCTCGTCGTCTGGGTATCTCCCTCGATGGTACAGGAAAAGACATCAAACGCAACTTCCCTCCAGGTCAACACGGTCACAACAACCGTCGTAAACTGAGCGAGTACGGAATCCAGTTGCAAGAAAAGCAAAAACTGCGCCACATGTTTGGCCTTAACGAAAAACAATTCCGCCGCACTTTCGACAATGCTAGCAAAATGGCTGGCGTAGTGGGCGAAAACTTCATGAAATTGCTGGAATCCCGCCTGGACAACCTGGTATACCGCATGGGCTTTGCTCCAACTCGCCCAGCTGCTCGTCAGTTGGTAAACCATGGTCACTTCCTGGTAAACGGCAAAAAAGTAAACATCCCATCCTACCGCGTACAACCGGGTGATGTAATCTCCATTCGTGAAAAGTCCCGTGGTCTGCAACT is from Brevibacillus brevis and encodes:
- a CDS encoding MBL fold metallo-hydrolase translates to MTKNDDKQRIATQVAPDIFCLEIPTPFDVGAVNVYLLKGERLTLVDVGPLTDDAWAALTEGLESIGVSVQDIEQVILTHHHVDHCGQLEKIRETSGAKTFAHPQATPYVQQDEQFMTFHDQFFEELYIQSGVPEKMMVIISKFHKLMKTFSAPSQIDFHLKHEQKVPYLEDWQVLYTPGHSQSHLSLYRAKDHVMIGGDHIIKRISSNAFIEPPRNRSSTRPLTLIQYRTALQMCADMEIEQVLSGHGQPVYNHRELILARLQKNWERTDTLRRLLADGEKTAFELNALLFPNLYKKELPLTLSETLGHIDLLMILHQIEVREQGQVLYYHL
- a CDS encoding DUF6612 family protein; the protein is MQKYLPICVMALVCTVVVGGCNQMSVKQDANTTFEQVRDKFEAQKSYAFYGQTKLLTANSANANMVNFSGRKDGEAVYMNVKLSVPEENRVDNLSLLSHGNKLYTKHDQNESWKHVAGDSPALHQEMNNWNPIASFQQIDNMKRNVRMLPDENPKDDFEAFGVVLDSAKLKSWLVTQMQEQTRSGAKVQSIAGREKPYIPKLKLAMSLSEGNWRGTPAHHSGPTIQSKKKVDVNELVNQMEVEAEYTIHYNKKTMLPTNMTMSIRSAYDLNDQRVKEHTQVETYLQQYGTVAPITTPEEKSK
- a CDS encoding sensor domain-containing diguanylate cyclase; protein product: MLGKLETVFSYTAHFILQSWPEKRPGILFLTDSGGRVINFMEMQVGPSRNSQGLTLQHDVSIGKVFDFIEEALSSKEIVVKTRSEMNNVCGAFPLCEEDGRVRAVIGMIAPEDQIHFDLSSYMRGLEPLIRMGYDAYIQHVTSQIVMDLTLHDTTKELLQSLTGQVSDIIQKGYCSAVKLADNATLIPQENVTTQEAEVGQTHIAQLVSRFGTTQIMPSILDDHRLVVVPVSLNQTPLYALFLHLPPEETDCVYDERDVAFLQEIGAKASCALWRSIMSDDLRREASKKDLLYQLMSKIQASIDVNDVLHEIVTSIPSLYPYLSAELFLTVEPNATTPVKQLSFQEVEPSTSTKAYLEGRLIAEEVGEGEQQVTVIAAPLLGKQGIYGVLQVTSDQRITLNQHEKDYISILADTAGTAFENAQLYQQSRNLIRELRLINEMARQLNRSLDLKEILDFVTTMMRATFDAEFCAILRKTPGEDCFDVLSSSIPAFNGMAIDSTEKPFQQILQNKQALLLAQPGAGPLPFSLFTCCSFMGVPLVVEGEISGVLLVADSRYHFFSFDDYKLLEIFGQHASLAMTNAVLHNEMERMVITDNLTGLYTRKHLNERVRGSLQKDNYGSLILIDIDYFKTVNDTFGHQVGDEVLIQVSNLIRHSIRDSDIAARWGGEELAVYLPRVDKNTAHSVAERIRECVEQETSPQVTISCGLAKWSREMDVNLSVEALFHQADIALYEAKNSGRNQVVLA
- a CDS encoding histidine phosphatase family protein, with translation METIMYLIRHGETEWNQVRRIQGHSDIALNELGVRQAEQVAGRFQGETIHAFYSSDLSRAHDTAAKIAGNFQSSVSTRTTLRERCYGEWEGLTYEEIRERFENQDEASCGIETFEDMQRRAVAAMTEIAGSHPGEAIVVVSHGGLINSFLHYVTVGEQGTGITRIDNTGITIFRYVDRRWEVLSVNDTDHLKA
- the refZ gene encoding forespore capture DNA-binding protein RefZ — translated: MDQTKMRILSAAAKLFDVHGYKGTSVRQIASVAQVNSALISYHFEGKQGVLETLIASYFETMFRLLEELENEQENIPAYQRLEQVVHLYLQFQCEHAPITRLIHRELSVESMLAREVMTLYMSRWKHGLSRVIEGGVVSGEFLPVSIDRTVLAMTSQMIYPFLQPQMVRQVYDLEPSSEEFVQWLQTSIMCYLRGSLLPA
- the rpsD gene encoding 30S ribosomal protein S4; the protein is MSRYTGPRHKLARRLGISLDGTGKDIKRNFPPGQHGHNNRRKLSEYGIQLQEKQKLRHMFGLNEKQFRRTFDNASKMAGVVGENFMKLLESRLDNLVYRMGFAPTRPAARQLVNHGHFLVNGKKVNIPSYRVQPGDVISIREKSRGLQLIKDSLEGRTFLPNYVTFNDAAAEGTFTRLPDREEMPAEINEVLIVEFYSR
- a CDS encoding septation ring formation regulator EzrA, whose protein sequence is MKRKLFMLCLAGMLLYTNPAYATPFPDKKDEVVQDADNYLKKEDRTAFANSLNGIPGSYKVVVVESTAPEAESPDIYAQKLFDNYNLADDALMIVLDMNTEQLGIYAGPNLQAKGATMALLHDKVASFYEPFRTQKQYLTGIQTLIAEVNQELSRIESKQATAKPGATDASKAEESESSSALGGIPWWIYLVGAVFAGLSIGLIYAMIRRRAIFAQVDDVEDWKEELVEKINVIEVEKPLRRSSGMTEVRYHHLADKKENLLRIRIPDVEMMILDAEEACDRFRFTLALGMLNEAREAISKIEEELNELKTDTSNVAVTKQENKVVVPEIGKQVEQMERRLSDLRLEYGLSFHELKASLDEVDTMRKLVKTSRAAGDDIAAYETTQKAQQVLEQVGQAMELIPKLVQRVKKELPEEFKHLEEGIEQAVRDGFDLKQDSLDNALLQAKQLVMSAKSALEEGSLEMVLTHVKAFEVLLDATYQAIEDGVLAREEAAATVYTEVEPQAEVNQDKDEAEFIQVEKRAEVAEVEQDDSLQQVAATSAAVEREIRIPEPTPASETEHSTSEADSEKPTPLQQSKVEEERTVRGKSSELSEAERSVLLQAIPQLFNKKAQKPAPAVKAEEPAYVEEEEYELVMPKSQPEQEEVIPEEEEQTYLVIETEDDALDELERISNTLVRVRQQIKRSYLPGIPDQLKYMFEEVVQTLGRVQTIMEQYRYDLEEVAMLVQDASDLVDETERMAERIITTCQMAEGAIQYTNRYRRQNRQVNELLTKAEISFRQLAFAEAYQLAEEARLVIEGAPAEEDNRWLLRRKKKG
- a CDS encoding YcdB/YcdC domain-containing protein, whose translation is MKPWIIRSSSFVLSASLLLPVAQAHAQSPHVSTNKMATTVAQADSVAQAKAKLSKEAALALATKIVPTAGMTVQNVSFRSADSWRPFPEWSFSWVKKDPENGKVLLSYSASIHANTGELTSYSRQEQEASSLPYAKRISYTEAQEQAKRFFEKNNAGKAAETRLYTRDMPEPKTPLNSEVYYNFRFVRDVDGILFPDNGADITVDASGTVTNYSLSWNDVTFEDTDTTISEEEAEKLFKEQAHPKPVYLLPWERMETQNNKPSLGYTNPFTFYIDAETGKALTQSLTPYQPAKDPEPVSSKVLSARRSGQPLSQEEAVQWASKALKLSNYELRSANYNERDYRGNRPVWDLEFGEKGNSEDGFAYVSVDAVTGDIYRLDKDFRGRKEKTSASKKPDMEKFKAKAMETIRDLAPTMAHQLYWTERFEEEIQNQPVDSERTQIRFERFINGIAAASGSAYFTFDTETGDLMSYSTELGSETYPTQVPKHLPAAEASEKWWTETKAEEVYALVPLTPEDAKRAKEQPSYTPKRTAKIVYRATMTPFEQPYYLDAVTGEWSSTSTGKTIALHRPAPADLEGHPAEKELLLMYEYDALTLENGKIMPQKPITRGEMIEMLMISLNQGNHYPQYSLERKATYSDVANGSRFFSAVEGAVDRGLLDKNASKLNPNETITREELADMIVRALGYKKLTDFPGMFQSQLSDIANSKYRGSIIIATTLGIVPTDKQKFQPQSLVPRADAAITFTRFLEKRDNPDGPVTLLRK